Proteins from a genomic interval of Candidatus Methanoperedens sp.:
- a CDS encoding SPASM domain-containing protein, which produces MYIESLSLGLTNNCNLNCSYCFEGKKNKLTMSVDTAKKSIDWLFRNDVSGPVSKVDISFFGGEPLLEMNTIKEIIIYAREKAELIGKEANFSATTNGVLFDKEIAEYWIENNLGILLSCDGIKKAHDISRKSQSGEGSFDLVEKNFDNVLSLNKGKEVRMTYTPHTCKYIADGVQYLSNCGFESISVFPSEEMKWTDQDLLACEESFYKTGEFLVNALEKNITLIINPISNRLKSLLNEDTKVLNNEMCGAGRTYVGIGVDGTIYPCHRFASHNNFSGAYPIGNIINGLDEIKRIPFLRMKKNLLLGCDIECDICSLHGNCTGGCMAANYDVTGHLTLRPRSLRFHEMIWDNVAKSMIDYFKENNYESFREKILGSKGM; this is translated from the coding sequence GTGTATATAGAATCCCTCAGTCTTGGTTTAACTAATAATTGCAATTTAAATTGTTCTTATTGCTTTGAAGGTAAAAAGAACAAATTGACTATGTCGGTTGATACTGCAAAGAAATCAATCGATTGGCTATTTCGGAATGATGTTTCAGGGCCTGTCAGTAAGGTAGATATTTCCTTTTTTGGAGGAGAACCTCTACTCGAAATGAACACAATTAAGGAGATAATTATATATGCTCGTGAAAAAGCTGAATTAATCGGAAAAGAAGCCAACTTTTCAGCGACAACAAATGGTGTTCTTTTTGATAAAGAAATTGCAGAATACTGGATTGAAAATAACCTTGGGATACTTTTGAGCTGTGATGGAATAAAAAAAGCTCATGATATCAGCAGAAAGTCTCAGTCAGGAGAGGGATCTTTTGATCTTGTTGAAAAGAACTTTGATAATGTACTTTCATTAAACAAGGGAAAAGAGGTTAGGATGACATATACTCCTCATACATGTAAATATATAGCTGATGGAGTGCAATATTTGAGCAATTGCGGTTTTGAAAGTATTTCCGTTTTTCCTTCCGAAGAAATGAAATGGACTGATCAAGACTTACTTGCCTGCGAAGAAAGTTTTTACAAAACAGGTGAATTCTTGGTAAATGCTCTTGAAAAGAATATTACTTTAATTATAAATCCTATCTCAAATCGATTAAAATCATTATTAAATGAAGATACCAAAGTTTTGAATAATGAAATGTGTGGAGCAGGACGAACCTACGTAGGAATTGGCGTTGATGGAACCATATACCCATGCCACAGATTTGCATCTCATAATAATTTTTCTGGAGCATATCCTATAGGTAACATAATTAACGGTCTTGACGAGATAAAACGGATCCCCTTCCTAAGAATGAAAAAAAACCTACTGCTGGGTTGTGACATTGAATGTGATATATGTAGTCTTCATGGTAATTGCACTGGTGGCTGTATGGCTGCTAATTATGATGTAACAGGTCATTTAACTCTAAGACCAAGGTCATTAAGATTTCATGAAATGATTTGGGATAATGTAGCGAAATCAATGATCGATTACTTTAAAGAAAATAACTATGAATCTTTTCGAGAAAAAATTCTTGGATCTAAGGGAATGTAA
- a CDS encoding Ig-like domain-containing protein, with the protein MVKTKIQTRVFTIFIAVSFILQVLIAGVPIATASESHSKGDAPRILPDVFPHNWSAQPPVHVRGGLSPAIASPLSPAQIKTVYNLPPSGGSGTIAIIDAFDDPNVESDLNVFSSAFGLPQCTTSNGCFEKHMMSPSIPTDSGWGLEIALDTQWAHAIAQNAKILLVEANSNSGNDLLAAVDYARRRSDVVAISMSWGGGEFSGESSFDPYFTSLNGAPITFFASSGDGGAGVLWPAVSSNVVGVGGTSLTFSGGSLVSETAWSGSGGGLSVYETEPSYQINFGVPRTNGKRAVPDVSYNADYQNSPVSVYDTYGYGGWLAVGGTSAGAPQWAAIQSVGLSTSNNNFYQNAKSVNYPSYFRDILSGTNGLCGYYCTATTGYDYVTGLGSPLTVNYNAAATADFSISASPSTLTIQNGALGTANIIVTSLNGFSDTVSLTLSNPSDLTTNLSHSSLVIHSGGLNTSALSISVSSTAAAGIYTVTVTGANSSFTHNANITVIVPTVPTLVSISVTPANRTISIGSKLSYRATGKYSDGTTVDITNLATWASSNPGVATISATTGLARALSSGTTIINATYGGMSGSTMLTVRRH; encoded by the coding sequence ATGGTAAAAACAAAAATTCAAACACGAGTGTTCACTATTTTCATCGCTGTATCGTTTATATTACAGGTACTCATTGCAGGAGTCCCAATTGCCACAGCCTCGGAAAGCCATTCAAAAGGAGATGCGCCACGGATATTGCCAGATGTGTTTCCACATAATTGGTCAGCGCAACCACCAGTCCATGTTCGTGGAGGTCTTAGCCCAGCAATCGCTTCACCTCTTTCCCCGGCGCAAATTAAAACAGTATATAATCTTCCTCCATCAGGAGGTAGCGGAACAATTGCAATTATTGATGCTTTTGATGATCCGAACGTTGAAAGTGATTTAAATGTGTTCAGCAGTGCATTCGGTCTGCCTCAATGCACGACTTCGAATGGTTGTTTTGAAAAACATATGATGTCGCCAAGTATTCCTACAGACAGTGGTTGGGGACTTGAGATAGCACTTGATACCCAATGGGCTCATGCAATTGCACAAAATGCAAAGATACTTCTGGTTGAAGCAAATAGTAACAGCGGAAATGATCTTCTCGCGGCAGTTGATTATGCCCGGCGCCGCTCGGATGTTGTGGCAATATCAATGAGCTGGGGTGGAGGAGAGTTTTCCGGAGAATCCAGTTTTGATCCATATTTTACGAGCCTTAATGGAGCACCAATAACATTCTTTGCCTCCTCTGGAGATGGAGGAGCGGGTGTGCTATGGCCTGCTGTCTCATCAAACGTAGTCGGAGTTGGTGGAACCAGTCTCACTTTCAGCGGTGGCTCGCTTGTTTCAGAGACTGCCTGGAGTGGAAGTGGAGGAGGCCTGAGCGTATATGAAACTGAGCCGTCTTATCAAATCAACTTTGGCGTACCACGTACAAATGGCAAACGTGCTGTGCCTGATGTTTCATACAACGCTGATTATCAGAATTCACCAGTATCGGTGTATGATACATATGGTTACGGGGGGTGGTTGGCGGTTGGTGGAACAAGCGCAGGTGCACCTCAATGGGCAGCAATCCAATCTGTAGGACTTTCTACATCAAATAATAACTTTTATCAAAATGCAAAATCAGTAAATTATCCATCTTATTTTAGAGATATACTAAGCGGAACAAATGGACTTTGTGGATATTATTGCACTGCAACGACGGGTTATGATTATGTTACTGGTCTAGGCAGTCCTCTCACAGTTAATTATAATGCGGCCGCAACGGCTGACTTCTCAATCTCAGCCTCGCCGTCTACTTTGACAATCCAAAATGGGGCCCTGGGAACTGCGAATATAATTGTAACATCGCTTAACGGATTCAGCGACACGGTTTCATTAACACTATCTAATCCATCTGATTTAACCACTAATCTCAGCCATTCTTCACTTGTAATACACTCAGGAGGTCTTAACACATCAGCACTATCGATATCAGTTTCCTCCACTGCTGCTGCCGGGATTTATACAGTTACAGTGACCGGCGCAAATAGTTCATTCACTCATAATGCAAATATAACAGTTATAGTTCCAACTGTTCCAACTCTGGTATCAATTTCAGTGACTCCGGCAAATCGCACAATATCGATAGGCTCCAAACTATCGTATCGAGCAACAGGGAAATATTCGGATGGAACGACAGTAGATATAACAAACCTTGCCACCTGGGCAAGTTCAAATCCTGGGGTAGCCACAATATCTGCTACTACTGGTTTAGCCAGAGCCTTGTCATCAGGAACAACTATAATCAATGCAACCTATGGAGGAATGAGTGGCAGTACAATGCTGACGGTGAGAAGACATTAA
- a CDS encoding diadenylate cyclase has protein sequence MLLNNPKKKAQSIIRKIERGTASGTDIINLSEILNKEPSLVPETAGSLISILKKFDTISFKSAISALNVVADKDTGIISDSVNLIASCLQKDLHTGEILKTLEIMHKIYQKHPEKMNIAVPGLLLSLRNMNVTVRENAYYLLGSIAILHPEFFKGHTRELNLALNGLNLDERIYACKIIKNIADKDPTIVEDAYDILSYLQSNHPSHELRIKAASAMDKLKIKEEVPKVREDVIGPEDNKTTPDLGGLLLGIGQQVKSEFAGILETEKKDKKEMLNAPGLEYFIQRKENMNISSQVEKIISGADIKSPVLESVFNIAVEISREGREGKPVGTAFIIGNSKDVLARSKQLIHNPVEGIPKKERMITDPEFSNTIKELAQLDGVFVIGGDGLVEAACRFLTADASMVDIPKGLGTKHFSVAAMTMATKAIGIVVSESGGRITLFKNGKILSSFS, from the coding sequence TTGTTGCTTAATAACCCGAAAAAAAAAGCCCAAAGCATAATCAGAAAGATCGAAAGAGGCACGGCAAGTGGAACCGATATAATCAATCTCAGTGAAATACTCAATAAAGAACCATCTCTGGTGCCGGAAACAGCGGGGTCACTCATATCTATTTTAAAGAAATTTGATACAATATCTTTCAAATCTGCCATCTCGGCCTTAAATGTTGTCGCTGATAAAGACACAGGAATAATATCAGACTCCGTAAATCTAATTGCGAGCTGCCTGCAAAAAGACCTCCATACAGGTGAAATCCTGAAGACCCTTGAAATCATGCACAAGATCTATCAAAAACATCCGGAAAAGATGAACATTGCAGTTCCTGGATTGCTTTTAAGTCTTCGAAATATGAACGTAACTGTTAGAGAAAATGCTTATTATCTCCTCGGATCTATTGCCATACTTCACCCTGAATTCTTTAAAGGCCATACAAGAGAATTGAATCTGGCTTTAAATGGTCTCAATCTGGACGAAAGAATCTATGCATGCAAGATAATAAAAAATATCGCAGATAAAGATCCAACAATCGTTGAAGATGCGTACGATATTTTATCATACCTTCAGAGCAACCATCCATCCCATGAATTACGTATTAAAGCTGCATCTGCGATGGATAAATTGAAAATAAAGGAAGAGGTGCCCAAAGTCAGGGAAGATGTGATAGGACCGGAGGATAATAAAACAACACCGGATTTGGGTGGACTTTTATTAGGTATAGGGCAACAGGTGAAATCTGAATTTGCCGGGATCCTGGAAACAGAAAAAAAAGACAAAAAAGAGATGCTCAATGCACCGGGTCTTGAATATTTCATCCAAAGGAAAGAAAATATGAATATATCGAGCCAAGTGGAGAAGATAATATCGGGCGCTGATATTAAATCTCCTGTTTTAGAGTCTGTTTTCAATATTGCTGTTGAGATATCCAGAGAAGGAAGAGAAGGAAAACCTGTTGGCACTGCCTTCATAATTGGAAACTCAAAGGACGTACTGGCCAGATCAAAGCAGTTGATCCATAATCCGGTTGAAGGAATCCCTAAAAAAGAGCGAATGATTACCGATCCTGAATTCAGTAATACCATCAAGGAACTGGCTCAATTGGATGGTGTCTTCGTGATAGGTGGTGATGGTTTAGTGGAAGCGGCATGCCGGTTCCTAACGGCAGATGCGAGTATGGTCGATATCCCCAAAGGTTTAGGAACCAAGCATTTTTCAGTGGCAGCCATGACAATGGCAACAAAAGCGATTGGAATAGTAGTGTCCGAGAGTGGGGGAAGAATAACACTATTCAAGAACGGGAAGATATTGAGTTCCTTTTCTTGA
- a CDS encoding DUF61 family protein produces MFKEDDFDKKISIKFLQTLNRHLPVKRKTLKVLLAENKPEVRNLDGTVHFFDKKELAKLASIVPEWEHDRLRLPIYLEMSSAMERGSIRVSGRIECMIIAGLLEQGKKSTEERDSMTIYYPHLLKIRKELSTTTQFMFTI; encoded by the coding sequence ATGTTTAAAGAAGATGATTTCGATAAAAAAATATCCATAAAGTTCCTGCAGACCCTGAACAGGCATCTTCCCGTTAAGAGAAAGACCCTGAAAGTGCTGCTCGCTGAAAATAAGCCGGAAGTAAGGAACCTTGACGGTACCGTACATTTTTTCGATAAAAAAGAGCTTGCGAAACTTGCCTCTATTGTGCCGGAATGGGAGCATGACAGGCTTCGGCTTCCAATCTATCTTGAGATGAGTTCTGCGATGGAGAGAGGGTCTATCAGGGTTTCTGGAAGGATTGAGTGCATGATAATTGCGGGACTTCTGGAACAGGGGAAAAAAAGTACAGAGGAGAGGGATTCCATGACGATTTATTATCCACATTTGTTGAAGATACGGAAGGAGCTCTCTACAACGACGCAGTTTATGTTTACAATATAA
- a CDS encoding pyridoxamine 5'-phosphate oxidase family protein, translating to MVKMPPEIKEVVGKQKPLPIATADKSGKPNVVFVTMWKILDDETILFVDNFFNKTRKNIEANPNMAIVAYDGDAKKSYQIKGTVDIENKGAKFTSAKEMADSKKLPGKAAFIFHVKEIYDATYGPRAGERLA from the coding sequence ATGGTGAAAATGCCTCCTGAAATAAAGGAAGTTGTCGGAAAGCAAAAACCGCTGCCCATAGCCACAGCGGATAAGAGTGGGAAACCGAATGTTGTGTTCGTTACCATGTGGAAGATCCTGGATGACGAGACCATACTGTTCGTGGATAATTTCTTCAACAAAACACGAAAGAACATAGAAGCCAATCCCAATATGGCCATTGTAGCATATGATGGCGATGCCAAGAAATCCTACCAGATAAAAGGGACCGTGGATATCGAGAACAAAGGCGCAAAGTTCACATCTGCAAAAGAGATGGCTGACTCCAAGAAGCTGCCCGGAAAAGCGGCCTTCATATTCCACGTGAAAGAGATCTACGATGCTACCTATGGGCCCCGCGCGGGTGAGCGGTTAGCGTAA
- a CDS encoding histone deacetylase, with protein MDRTGIIYHPDYLNHDTGTHPERKERLLSILSHLERTGMIEQLSLIEPRSATPSEIQYIHSPDYIEKARKYSELEIPLDPDTVLCKASYNVALLAAGGAVTAVDAVLDKLDSSFALVRPPGHHATPGRGMGFCIFNNIAIAARHAQKRGKKRVLIVDWDVHHGNGTQESFYDDPTVLYFSTHQYPHYPGTGWLDEVGIGEGKGYNINVPLPAGTDDSGFIAAFEEILLPAALEFKPDMVLISAGQDACSNDGLAQMRMSVNGFAVLASIVKSIAEKTCDGKLAAVLEGGYDLDLLARSVASVLEVFLGKEPERKEAMPGARVRERIDEVKKVQSEFWHFR; from the coding sequence ATGGACCGCACCGGGATAATCTACCATCCGGATTACCTGAACCACGATACAGGGACGCACCCCGAGAGAAAAGAGAGGCTTCTTTCAATACTTTCCCACCTGGAAAGAACAGGGATGATAGAACAACTCTCCCTGATAGAGCCACGGAGTGCAACACCTTCTGAAATCCAGTATATTCACTCTCCCGACTATATAGAAAAAGCCAGAAAGTATTCTGAACTTGAGATCCCGCTTGACCCGGATACCGTCCTGTGCAAAGCCTCATACAATGTCGCATTGCTGGCCGCAGGCGGCGCCGTCACGGCAGTGGATGCCGTTCTTGATAAGTTAGATAGCTCATTCGCGCTCGTGCGTCCTCCCGGCCACCACGCCACACCCGGCAGGGGAATGGGATTCTGCATTTTCAACAATATTGCCATTGCAGCGCGCCATGCTCAGAAAAGAGGGAAAAAACGCGTGCTCATCGTGGACTGGGACGTGCATCACGGCAATGGTACGCAGGAGTCTTTCTACGACGACCCCACGGTGCTTTATTTCTCGACGCATCAGTACCCCCACTACCCTGGAACAGGATGGCTGGATGAGGTCGGGATAGGGGAAGGAAAAGGGTACAACATCAACGTGCCTCTGCCCGCTGGCACGGATGATTCCGGATTCATTGCCGCATTTGAGGAAATACTTCTTCCTGCGGCGCTCGAGTTCAAACCCGATATGGTGCTTATTTCAGCCGGACAGGATGCCTGTTCCAATGACGGTCTGGCCCAGATGAGGATGAGTGTGAATGGTTTTGCGGTTCTTGCTTCTATCGTAAAATCCATAGCCGAAAAAACATGCGATGGGAAGCTTGCTGCGGTGCTGGAAGGAGGATACGATCTCGACCTGCTGGCACGCTCAGTTGCATCTGTGCTCGAAGTGTTCCTGGGAAAGGAACCCGAAAGGAAAGAAGCAATGCCGGGCGCCAGGGTAAGAGAAAGGATAGATGAAGTAAAAAAAGTCCAGTCGGAATTCTGGCATTTCCGATAG
- a CDS encoding DUF2117 domain-containing protein, translating into MRIGIVLHGPEIVDVGSAKKIIDIFKRDHNVIAKLGGTMGRTAVLDAELEDVIDISQGLTPSETINDLAHCIDLAILLNHGKTLETGRHFGRLVASKLKPSIPFIHIERPDSSGRVFYHDSRARYCAEYARKILHDGNYDLTVEKESITPLYVRAEGNTIVRRICGAFPGENIRLDGIVIGEVTGQDPEIVCRDGQVVELRAGKIKPHGIEKLKNRSTDLFTARVKTGYIRRTRHSPRIKEVPRRISESVAVIIDHCAESTFELIRDANLVITIGDDTTSIASDILTRFGIPVIGITDGDLDCILEDAAVPAGSVIIRVREGFDDIVGKKLSENLMEGRQKISMQGDELTARILALAEKYIVEVKYY; encoded by the coding sequence ATGCGCATAGGTATAGTCCTGCACGGCCCTGAGATCGTTGATGTAGGTTCGGCAAAGAAGATAATAGACATATTCAAGAGAGATCATAATGTGATAGCGAAGCTCGGCGGCACCATGGGGCGAACGGCTGTGCTTGATGCAGAGCTTGAAGATGTTATCGACATCTCCCAGGGACTCACGCCGAGTGAGACAATAAACGACCTGGCGCACTGCATCGATCTTGCGATCCTGCTCAACCACGGTAAAACATTGGAGACCGGGAGGCATTTCGGCCGGCTGGTGGCGTCGAAACTGAAACCGTCGATTCCTTTCATTCATATTGAGCGCCCCGACAGCAGCGGGAGGGTATTCTATCATGATTCACGGGCCAGATATTGCGCCGAATACGCCAGAAAAATCCTCCACGATGGAAATTACGACCTCACGGTCGAGAAGGAAAGCATCACACCGCTGTATGTCAGAGCCGAAGGCAATACAATAGTCAGGCGAATCTGCGGGGCATTTCCAGGGGAGAACATCCGCCTCGATGGGATAGTGATAGGCGAGGTAACCGGACAAGACCCGGAAATAGTATGCAGGGATGGCCAGGTCGTTGAGCTTCGCGCCGGTAAAATAAAGCCTCACGGTATTGAAAAGCTAAAGAACAGGAGTACAGACCTGTTCACTGCGCGTGTGAAGACAGGATACATAAGGAGAACCCGGCATAGTCCGAGGATCAAAGAAGTCCCGCGTAGAATATCAGAAAGTGTGGCAGTCATTATCGACCATTGTGCTGAATCTACATTCGAGCTGATAAGGGATGCAAATCTTGTCATAACCATTGGAGATGACACCACATCGATAGCTTCCGACATTCTGACCCGCTTTGGGATACCGGTCATCGGGATCACGGATGGGGACCTGGACTGCATACTTGAAGACGCGGCAGTACCTGCAGGTTCTGTTATCATCCGCGTCAGAGAAGGGTTCGACGACATCGTGGGGAAGAAGTTATCTGAGAATTTGATGGAAGGTAGACAGAAAATCAGTATGCAAGGTGATGAATTGACCGCAAGGATACTTG